CGTGATGGTCGTCCGTCGTGTTTGGTATATGTATGGCCTGGCCGAGGTCTTCACACTTAATCATATCAAAATTCATTGTGCTCTGTTTATGTTATATAACTAAGACAGCACTAAAAGGAATATTGTTTTTAGAAACTTCATCACGATTTCACCTTTTCCTTGGAGTGCAAACGCCGGGACCATAAATGGAAGTTCTTCGGAGCTCCGGAAGATGCTTGCTAAATTTCGGCTGTCTTGGTAAATAATCCCGGATAATCGACCACTAAACCCAAATGATCTACTTCAAGGTCGGCCTCAAAATCTTTCGGAACATTCTTGTATTGAAAGGTTAACATGTTCGTTTTCGAATAGTTCTGATGAACTGGTTTTATGCCGTCGTTTAGAATATCAAAATAGAGCACTTTGATATCCGTACTCTCACCGACTTCGAGATTCAAATTATTGATCGGAAGTGTATTGGTAAATGGTGTGAGGGAGATATCAATATAATCAATACCCTGAAAATCGTTTTTAATCGATCCATTTATTTCCCAGTCATTTTTAACTTTATTTCCTTTTATTCTTTTATTAACGCCATTCACTTCATATTCCAAATCAAGACGTTGAACATTCCAATGCTCGTCAATCTTCAAATGATATTCGAGGGTATAGATTTTATCTTCATAATACCCAATAATGTTGGAATCGACCATAAAAAAGCCTCCCTGTTGTGTCAGTTTAAAATATTCGAGGGAATTGTAGATAATGCCCTTCCAAATTAATGTTTTCATCTTTAAAATTTATTTATTGCTAATTTACGCAGAGACCTTATCAAAATTTGTGGCGCATTAAGGCATTTTAAAAAAACTTTTTATTTGGCAAAGCAATAAAGAAGAAAAGGGCGCTATACAACTCCATGTAAAATTTGATATCGAAGAAATTACCGTGGCGGGCGATATTGCGTTTGTTCGCACACAATCACATGGCACGCAGCTGATCCACGCCACGGGACAAAAAACAGAAGAAATTAGTCGCGAGTTTTTCTTAATGAAACGGGAAAATGGCGCGTGGAAAATAGCGCGTTATATGTTCAATCAACCAAAATAGAGGGATTAAAACCTTACACTTAAAACCCTCTCCTGTTGGCATATTATTCAAAGGAGAGGGTTTTAAGTATTCTCATAAAAGCTGAGCGTAGCCAATGCCCAATCTCAGCCATTGCTTTTCCACGCCAATTTTAAGGCAATTTAAGAGGTTCAATTCTAAACGAAAAACCTAAAGTTGCGCTATTGGGTAGTCGATATCTCTCCAGAGGCAAAGGACCACAGCTCGCATTGCCTAATCCCTGCTGAAAACAATCCAAGCTCAAGTAGACTTTGTTTTGCCGGATCTCTTTTAACCTAAAATCATGCTTCGACTCCCAAAGTTGCTGGTCAGTAAAAGGCAAAAGCGAAAACGATAAATCCCCAAAACTTTTGACTCGAAAGCCGTGTCCAGCTCCGTCATGAACTTCCAGCCATCGAAGATCCTCGCGGTTGCCAGTGCTCTGGCTACGTACATAATGTTCGGCAAGAAAATCATCGACATCGGCATGATAAAGACCTATAAACGAAGCGTCTTTTCGGTCACGATAATTCTCAAATGGCCCTCTTCCATACCAGTTTGCACGGTTCAGGCTCGGTGTTAACTGCATACGCAAACCAAGTCGCCGAATAAGCTGCTCATCTATAGGTTTAGAAAATTGGGTTTCGATATCCAATACACCATTACCGTAGAGGGTATACCTTGTTACAGTAGAAATATCAAACGTGGACTCTGCCCGAACAGTAAATTTATTACCCAATTCAAAACGGATAGAACGCTTTGCTGAATCAAAAGCAAAGCTAAACTTCGTTTTCTCCCACTCGGTTGTATAATAATTGAGATCTGTATATTTATCATTATTGATCGCACGGTACCAATTGAGCGCAGGCCCTTGTTGATCTTCAATCATTTCGACACCATCGTATTGAAATGAGGTCATTGTACCACGCTCCGAGCTAAAAATAACATGGAATCTGTTCCCCATGACATGGATATTGTTGCCATGCGCTTCGTAACGAATTGGTTCGACAGCAGTCAGTGCAATCGTCTTGGGATAAGTACGCGCCCGTAATTGAATCTGCTCCGTGGCAAGCACTGCTCCTTTCGTGGCCCAAGACTTGTCGGTGGCCAGCTCAAGACTGAAATTTACCAGATATTCTTTGCCTTGCTGCACATATTTTGCCAGTGGCAAGGTTATCTTCGCAGAATCACCTGGCTTGAGGTTGAGTGCTGGAACCTGGCCTGATGCAATCACTTTTCCCTCCTCCAGCAGTTGCCAGATTAAATGAAAAGCATTCAAATTGGTAAAATTATATTTATTATGGATACTGAAGGCACCTTGCTCAGGGGCTATTCCCTTAATAGCTACGTTTTGGTAGATCTTTTTAACTTCCAATAATTTGGCCGTTACACGCCGATCGGGTGTGGTCAAACCATTATTGGAAAAATCGCCATCGTTTGGCTTATCTCCAAAGTCACCGCCATAGTAATATTCATCGGCCGGTCTGCCCGGTTTGTTCAGTCCTTGATCTACCCAATCCCAAATACAGCCCCCGATCAGACGTTGGGAATTATTTTCGATGTAATCCCAATATTCTTTCAAATTTCCTACAGCATTGCCCATAGCATGTGCGAATTCGCATAGAAAGTAGGGTTTCTGTGGATCGCCTTCTTTATCAAACTGCTCCATACGTTCGAGCGACGGGTACATGTGGGAATCAATATCCGCAATTTCGTTTTTACCCTCATAGTGGATCACACGTCCGGGATCAAGTTCCCGAGCAACTTTGGCTGCCGCACGAAAGTTTCCGCCATCACTACCTTCATTGCCCAGCGACCAAAAAATAACAGCAGGGTGATTACGATCGCGTTGTATCATGCGTCTTATTCTATCATTGAATGCTGGAATCCAATCAGGATTGTTCGCAATACCATGGTTACCGTGATTCTCCAGATCTGCTTCATCCATCACGTACAAACCAAAATAATCGTACATCGCATACATTTTGGAACTATTGGGATAATGACTGGTACGTATGGTATTGATATTGTTCTGCTTCATCATCCTGACATCTTGCAACATGGTTTCGACAGGCACAGCTTTGCCAAACCTGGGATGGATATCATGACGATTGACACCTTTAAAGAATACTTTTTTCCCATTAATAAGAACACGTCCGCCCGCAATCTGTATCGACCTAAAACCATATTTCTGCATGAGGACTTCCTGCTCATTGCCTTTGGCATCCAGGGTACTTAACAGCAAGGTATACAGATAGGGATCTTCCGCCGACCACAGGTGGGGATTGTCGACAACTAGGACTTTGCTATCTGCATCGCCCTTAGGGCCTGCCTGGGCACGTGCAACAAGTTTACCTGACGCATCCAACATCGTGAGAACAAGCTGCTGGTCAGCTGGGGCAATGGACGAATCGCGGGCAAAGATGGCTTGACTACTGAGTTCGACGCGGCTGAGATCTGTCGTTAAAAACCTTGAAGAAAGCCGCCAATCACGGATATGTTCCTGCGGTCTGGCGACCAAATAGACATCCCGGTGTATACCGCTGAGCCGAAACATATCTTGATCCTCAATATAACTGGCATCGGTCCAACGAAAAACCTGCACGGCTATCGTATTGGTGCCTTTACGGACATACTTGCTGATCTCAAACTCCGCATCATTATTTGCTCCCTCGCTATAGCCCACCTTATGCCCATTAACCCAAACATACATACCACTATATACGCCGTCAAAATGAACATAAATTCGCTTTCCTTCCCAGTTTTCATCCAAGGTAAACTGCCGTTTATAAGACCCCACCGGGTTGATCTCCTGCTCATTGGTATAGCCTTTTTGCGGCAGAATAAATGGAGGTTCGTTTTTAAATGGATAGGTGATATTGGTATAAATCGGGGTGCCATATCCCTCCATCTCCCAATTGGAAGGTACGGTGATTTCCTGCCACGCTGCTGTCGAAAAACCTTCTTTGTAGAAATTCATGGGTCTCAGGTTCGGTTCTTTCACCCAATTGAACTTCCACTTGCCATTTAGACTTTGTACCCGTGAGCTTTTAGGAAAAATCCACGGAAACTCAAAATAGGGATCTTCTTTCAGTTTTCCGATCGAAGGAAAAGGATAAAATGTGACGTGTCCTTCTTCCTTGTTGACGGCAA
The Sphingobacterium multivorum genome window above contains:
- a CDS encoding putative glycolipid-binding domain-containing protein — its product is MKTLIWKGIIYNSLEYFKLTQQGGFFMVDSNIIGYYEDKIYTLEYHLKIDEHWNVQRLDLEYEVNGVNKRIKGNKVKNDWEINGSIKNDFQGIDYIDISLTPFTNTLPINNLNLEVGESTDIKVLYFDILNDGIKPVHQNYSKTNMLTFQYKNVPKDFEADLEVDHLGLVVDYPGLFTKTAEI
- a CDS encoding glycoside hydrolase family 2 TIM barrel-domain containing protein, whose translation is MTFHQIQKIIFLFLCTHYLAISYGQQLDTSKYYKIISPLGLAWDNKQSAENNSPIYLNTPKDKDEGQIWKISLTDNGLYTITNPFVGKAIDNNGSSDETKAELIQWDYNGSNLNQQWRFQVTGTGGVVISHPATKMEIAVRTKDTDGSKIGQRKNAYQVWKLVAVETVVPQKIVREKSMLEWENEQLFAVNKEEGHVTFYPFPSIGKLKEDPYFEFPWIFPKSSRVQSLNGKWKFNWVKEPNLRPMNFYKEGFSTAAWQEITVPSNWEMEGYGTPIYTNITYPFKNEPPFILPQKGYTNEQEINPVGSYKRQFTLDENWEGKRIYVHFDGVYSGMYVWVNGHKVGYSEGANNDAEFEISKYVRKGTNTIAVQVFRWTDASYIEDQDMFRLSGIHRDVYLVARPQEHIRDWRLSSRFLTTDLSRVELSSQAIFARDSSIAPADQQLVLTMLDASGKLVARAQAGPKGDADSKVLVVDNPHLWSAEDPYLYTLLLSTLDAKGNEQEVLMQKYGFRSIQIAGGRVLINGKKVFFKGVNRHDIHPRFGKAVPVETMLQDVRMMKQNNINTIRTSHYPNSSKMYAMYDYFGLYVMDEADLENHGNHGIANNPDWIPAFNDRIRRMIQRDRNHPAVIFWSLGNEGSDGGNFRAAAKVARELDPGRVIHYEGKNEIADIDSHMYPSLERMEQFDKEGDPQKPYFLCEFAHAMGNAVGNLKEYWDYIENNSQRLIGGCIWDWVDQGLNKPGRPADEYYYGGDFGDKPNDGDFSNNGLTTPDRRVTAKLLEVKKIYQNVAIKGIAPEQGAFSIHNKYNFTNLNAFHLIWQLLEEGKVIASGQVPALNLKPGDSAKITLPLAKYVQQGKEYLVNFSLELATDKSWATKGAVLATEQIQLRARTYPKTIALTAVEPIRYEAHGNNIHVMGNRFHVIFSSERGTMTSFQYDGVEMIEDQQGPALNWYRAINNDKYTDLNYYTTEWEKTKFSFAFDSAKRSIRFELGNKFTVRAESTFDISTVTRYTLYGNGVLDIETQFSKPIDEQLIRRLGLRMQLTPSLNRANWYGRGPFENYRDRKDASFIGLYHADVDDFLAEHYVRSQSTGNREDLRWLEVHDGAGHGFRVKSFGDLSFSLLPFTDQQLWESKHDFRLKEIRQNKVYLSLDCFQQGLGNASCGPLPLERYRLPNSATLGFSFRIEPLKLP